In a single window of the Chelonia mydas isolate rCheMyd1 chromosome 8, rCheMyd1.pri.v2, whole genome shotgun sequence genome:
- the EBNA1BP2 gene encoding probable rRNA-processing protein EBP2, with the protein MADYENQSLSESESEESVITDKELQAAFSRGALKPGLNVVLEGHKKTLNNVDGLKQCLCEFKQPLAWVERLDVTLGQAPNVMSPTSYHTPDKATVDPEDDFQREMSFYRQAQAAVLKALPWLHHQKVPTRRPDDYFAEMAKSDQQMQKIRHKLKSKQAAMEKSEKAKQLRALRKYGKKVQTEVLQKRQKEKATVLNAIKKYQKGLSDKLDFLDGEQPPPRQGKKEGDGGQRIKKGPNAKRRYKNQKFGFGGKKKGSKWNTRESHNDVSSFRASVAHNKGPGKAGKKGSNKRPGKKMRQKMKSRT; encoded by the exons ATGGCAGACTATGAAAATCAATCGTTGTCGGAGTCCGAGTCAGAAGAATCGGTCATCACTGACAAAGAG CTCCAGGCAGCATTTTCCAGGGGTGCCCTGAAGCCAGGGCTGAATGTTGTGCTTGAGGGGCACAAGAAGACTCTTAACAATGTG GATGGCTTGAAGCAATGTTTGTGTGAATTCAAGCAGCCCCTAGCCTGGGTGGAAAGGCTGGATGTGACCTTGGGTCAGGCACCAAACGTCATGAGTCCAACCTCATATCACACACCTGACAAAGCCACCGTCGACCCTGAGGATGACTTCCAGCGAGAGATGAGCTT TTACCGTCAGGCCCAGGCAGCAGTGCTGAAGGCCCTGCCTTGGCTGCATCACCAAAAAGTCCCCACAAGAAGGCCAGATGATTACTTTGCAGAGATGGCCAAATCTGACCAACAGATGCAGAAG ATTCGACACAAGCTCAAGAGTAAACAGGCAGCAATGGAGAAGTCTGAGAAAGCAAAACAGCTTCGTGCATTGAGAAAATATGGCAAAAAG GTACAAACAGAGGTTCTGCAGAAGAGGCAAAAGGAAAAAGCAACTGTGCTGAATGCAATCAAGAAATACCAGAAAG GTCTCTCTGACAAGCTGGATTTCCTGGATGGGGAGCAGCCACCACCACGTcaagggaagaaggaaggagaTGGTGGTCAACGAATAAAGAAAGG ACCAAACGCAAAGCGACGTTACAAGAATCAGAAGTTTGGCTTTGGTGGGAAGAAGAAAGGCTCAAAATGGAACACACGGGAGAGTCACAATGACGTATCCAGCTTCCGGGCTAGCGTGGCCCACAACAAGGGCCCTGGGAAAGCAGGGAAAAAAGGTTCCAAT AAGAGACCGGGCAAAAAGATGAGGCAGAAAATGAAGAGTCGAACCTGA